From bacterium, a single genomic window includes:
- the rpsT gene encoding 30S ribosomal protein S20, whose protein sequence is MPQHKSAKKRMRTSARKNAYNSMNKSRMKTAIKDLRGTEDKTVAEEKFRKVTTILDRLATKRIIHPNTAAHKKSKLAKFVQSLG, encoded by the coding sequence ATGCCTCAGCATAAGTCTGCAAAGAAGCGCATGCGCACGAGCGCCCGGAAGAACGCATACAACAGTATGAACAAATCCCGCATGAAGACTGCCATCAAGGATCTTCGTGGGACAGAGGACAAGACCGTTGCAGAAGAGAAATTTCGCAAGGTGACGACGATTCTGGATCGTCTTGCGACCAAGCGAATCATTCACCCGAATACCGCAGCGCACAAGAAGTCCAAACTGGCGAAGTTCGTCCAGAGCCTGGGATAA
- the wecB gene encoding UDP-N-acetylglucosamine 2-epimerase (non-hydrolyzing): MLHVLFSFGTRPEAIKLAPVIKHMQSLPERFRVSVCLTSQHKELLRQVTAFFGIKEDVDLDVMVHNQTLEHVTAAVLMNMRGVLQEYKPDVLLVQGDTTTVFTSALAAFYQKIPVGHVEAGLRTFNRYSPFPEEMNRSLTASLTDFHFAPTETAAGNLRRESRDSDSIFVTGNTVVDALLLGREMLGAWHEQRRRALLTEAGLGEDVVDRLLGGNGRFITVTAHRRESFGEPFDRMLQAILDITEQHDDVEIVYPVHPNPNVREAVQRVLKDKARIHLIEPVRYEQLLSLMDNSVLLLTDSGGIQEEGPSLKKPVLVMRDVTERPEGIESGVARLVGTDRERIVSTVNELLESADAYAAMATGINPYGDGTASRQIADILTSRLDG, from the coding sequence ATGCTCCACGTGCTCTTTTCCTTCGGAACCCGCCCGGAAGCCATCAAGCTTGCCCCCGTCATCAAGCACATGCAATCCTTACCCGAGCGCTTTCGGGTATCGGTGTGTCTCACGTCGCAGCACAAGGAATTGCTGCGGCAGGTGACCGCATTTTTCGGCATCAAGGAGGATGTGGACCTCGATGTCATGGTGCACAACCAGACGCTGGAACATGTGACCGCAGCCGTGCTGATGAACATGCGAGGCGTGCTGCAGGAGTACAAGCCCGATGTGCTGCTGGTCCAGGGGGATACGACCACGGTATTCACTTCGGCGCTTGCGGCGTTCTATCAGAAGATTCCGGTCGGACATGTGGAAGCCGGACTGCGGACGTTCAACCGCTACAGTCCCTTTCCCGAAGAAATGAACCGCTCCCTGACAGCCTCGCTGACCGATTTTCATTTTGCGCCGACAGAAACTGCGGCGGGGAATCTCCGCCGTGAGAGCCGCGACAGTGACAGCATCTTTGTGACCGGAAATACCGTCGTGGACGCGCTGCTGCTCGGACGCGAGATGCTCGGGGCATGGCATGAACAGCGCCGGCGTGCGCTGCTGACGGAGGCCGGACTCGGTGAGGATGTCGTCGATCGCCTTCTCGGCGGGAATGGACGCTTCATCACGGTGACGGCTCATCGTCGGGAAAGTTTTGGTGAACCGTTCGATCGCATGCTGCAGGCCATCCTCGACATTACCGAGCAGCACGATGATGTCGAAATCGTTTATCCCGTGCATCCGAATCCCAACGTGCGCGAAGCCGTGCAGCGTGTACTCAAAGACAAAGCACGCATTCACCTGATCGAGCCTGTACGCTACGAACAGCTCCTTTCGCTGATGGATAACAGTGTGCTGCTGCTGACGGATTCGGGCGGTATTCAGGAGGAAGGTCCTTCCCTGAAAAAACCGGTGCTCGTCATGCGCGATGTCACCGAGCGTCCCGAAGGCATCGAAAGCGGGGTAGCTCGCCTGGTGGGCACCGACAGGGAGCGCATCGTTTCAACCGTCAACGAGCTGCTGGAAAGCGCGGATGCATACGCGGCGATGGCGACCGGCATCAATCCCTATGGCGACGGTACCGCTAGCCGGCAGATCGCCGATATCCTCACGTCCCGTCTCGATGGCTGA
- a CDS encoding hemolysin family protein, producing MTGVPELDLFLFLTSLFSAILIAVAEFAVTSASRSRLESLAEREDRHAILALRLKDRDEDLQGATQIATLFLTIFAALLLAPHSERAVQEFLRSGVEPWLLPLIRTLAWLVTAVVMTGVFLVTVNLVAKSLGERYGDALVLRVATGLFTLTRLLHLPQRLLTVSANILLKPFSGRASFREAVTSEENLMDILEDGAKTGLLDQTEHELIESIFQFTDTTAREVMIPRTDVVAVDITMPAAGILDTFLDEGFTRMPVYRDSLDDILGVVYAKDVISLIQHPELIVLQDIIRPAYIVPETKPISELLREFQLKRLHMAIVVDEFGGTEGLITMEDILEEIVGEIRDEYDEEEIPYTLLPDGGIEVEAMVNISDFNSFSDVTIPESEDYDTVGGFVTMLFGRIPEAGDSIDYEHTRIEVLEAEERRVIRVRLHREENGNGTKNGD from the coding sequence ATGACCGGTGTGCCGGAACTTGACCTTTTTCTTTTTCTGACCTCCCTTTTTTCCGCGATCCTGATTGCCGTCGCGGAGTTCGCCGTCACATCTGCCTCCCGAAGCCGGCTCGAATCCCTCGCGGAGCGAGAGGATCGCCATGCAATTCTTGCACTCCGGTTGAAGGACAGGGATGAGGATCTGCAGGGTGCGACGCAGATTGCAACGCTGTTTCTGACCATTTTTGCCGCCCTTTTGCTCGCGCCGCACTCTGAGCGTGCCGTACAGGAATTCCTTCGCAGCGGTGTCGAGCCCTGGCTGCTTCCTCTTATTCGTACTCTTGCCTGGCTGGTGACCGCCGTGGTGATGACGGGAGTATTCCTGGTCACGGTCAACCTTGTCGCAAAATCCCTCGGGGAGCGTTACGGTGATGCCCTGGTGCTGCGGGTGGCCACCGGACTGTTCACGTTGACGCGGCTGCTTCACTTGCCGCAACGCCTTCTCACCGTCAGCGCCAACATCCTGCTCAAGCCTTTTTCGGGCAGAGCGAGTTTCAGGGAAGCGGTCACCTCGGAAGAGAACCTGATGGATATCCTGGAGGATGGCGCCAAGACCGGTCTGCTGGACCAGACCGAGCATGAGCTGATCGAGAGCATTTTCCAGTTTACGGATACGACCGCACGCGAAGTCATGATTCCGCGGACGGATGTCGTTGCCGTGGATATCACCATGCCTGCCGCAGGTATTCTCGACACCTTCCTCGACGAGGGCTTCACGCGCATGCCCGTGTACCGCGATTCTCTTGATGATATCCTGGGTGTGGTCTATGCGAAAGATGTGATCAGTCTGATCCAGCATCCGGAGCTGATCGTTCTTCAGGACATCATTCGTCCCGCCTATATCGTACCGGAAACCAAACCCATCAGCGAACTGCTGAGGGAATTTCAGCTCAAGCGCCTGCACATGGCCATCGTGGTCGACGAGTTCGGGGGAACGGAAGGGCTCATCACGATGGAAGACATTCTCGAGGAAATCGTCGGTGAGATTCGTGATGAATACGACGAGGAAGAGATTCCTTACACGCTGCTGCCGGACGGTGGTATCGAAGTCGAAGCCATGGTGAATATTTCGGATTTCAACTCCTTCTCCGATGTCACGATTCCTGAGAGTGAGGATTACGATACCGTCGGAGGATTCGTCACCATGCTCTTTGGACGCATTCCCGAGGCGGGAGACAGCATTGATTACGAGCACACGCGCATCGAGGTGCTGGAAGCCGAGGAACGTCGTGTCATCCGTGTCCGTCTCCACAGGGAAGAGAACGGCAACGGTACCAAAAATGGTGATTGA
- a CDS encoding choice-of-anchor D domain-containing protein has translation MFAQQLGQWVEQPIAVPVRGLMGISMADTGRGYAVGDVNVLLGQTGVLIKHTGDPTWHPVAASAFSPALNISLASWAQDVYAIPNTGVAFISWRDDYRSLVYKTNDGGLSWFSVSPLNPILYGTRYTVVFKDIREGMIVGEGPGRVHRTTDGGVSWTSFTVPVRLSLTDVDFSGTFWNVSGGENSYFRYLPSNNRWINLSFPRATEFYSTHMKTSFVDDDNAYVNGYNSGTGNHVMVTENGGIDWMPVPAQPNFRSTPEGHKGIHFFDTLKGWVASDYDEFAYTENGGYTWAKFTPLTFGNKVYRPVNKMVFLNEAVGWAVGGIQRTDGYPSVSDGYIYRWYGTQKPDISGTATIASFDTLRCADYKNIQVPITNTGTGNLTIPAGGVSFAGAGFIVTNTSFPFTVAPGQTRYITVRWTPGAGYFGEIPPASRMIIESNDTDHTPWTISLRGMRLLSELQLVNAKLLFPTSCLGDSAVAGLAVVAHGNLAPMIVKVENTGRGEIFPLSHLVGDTVATIDTLWFALGGALDGAMSGDLSIVAGDTSCPATLTIPFEGFIESNTLKFTPDHVDFKEVCVGQEATEYLEVKNLGTQEGRIVAVQMLGGDAGFFIDADTSEYIAPGASTRLPVRFIPQQADSTALAAAFRVLLGPCADTVDVYFEGQGVLPEFTVLPDSMLVIGPVPLNIDVDRIVSVRNSGMKHIVISGLELRPPVPGLQILSPTGFPLQFNTGDSLGIALRYRAQVPDSIHTALRLTWAEPCPDTLVYPLLLISDRLPFAEHPDTLRFFDQICEDAVLDSFLLRNAGQQPLLLNRGDIIGRDPSHFRLLAPQLPLTLPADSSVFFVLSYDAPANVESRAALQLQHNDSTVFGKSTVHLLGRRNVRTLEVEGDTVKPMALCVGVPGTRRFVFRNPHDAPLHLTDITLGSGAPFVSLKHDALPTDVPPDGGFTLTVTGDFPIDTVVTVVVRAQMEPCSVEYLLRFEAGVFHPAMTVLPDPLDFGVRSLSDTARIMALVQNSDSIDVEVGEIYLSGVSGALTLDPPPMLPKELLPDSLLRVSLKLRMMKDTGSYAGSLCVVLSHPCLDTLCFPLGMMISDEGLLADADTASFIFAFCDTLQCDSVTVTNTLTSVQVVEASVTNPAVFSVSPDTAVQIEPGASAIFVVCAVAPTAGDARGELLLRGSEGALSVVQLYAQYEKDGLQLPDTLDAGNVPYCETGREFVLLLRNTARIDEVVQDMQVAGGPFTVLTQPPYYVRGGGEVAVRLRFDPVSTGSASAQLTLTSVIGNCTRISTVTLIGRYGGAYIETVPSTLLFANVVAGSSQTRTLEVRNRDMQGLRLAEIMVSPNPPFSASLSLPLALDTGAVLDIPVTFLPDSIGSFFASICLVFDQPCADTVCIDLEGEGIDGDIVYSVPELRYDTLAQCESQLLTALLRNTGSANVELKSSVINGPSAAAYTIENPVVSAETIAAGTNREFRVRYDGAAATDGPVAATLFVSTDAPKQPVVELPLQGWRVTQVTPAEIRVILGDVLLGSPRSFTADGRNDGSAALRYTAVLPAEYALDISAATVLSPVTGFSLPFQFNPSAEGPFTDTLRLALQPCEDSLLIIVSGDVTRPFVQTDVDYLQVPVCQSREAEAELHNNSGEEMEVLALAIEGAYASRYSFVNAPATPFPLASAASRRIAIRFTPRPGDAGDLSAELRSDVRIDGQVHSFRSLLRAEVFDGGLDFANPLPLGSAAIGEESGEVGITGYNNSAFPVSVAALQPVGPGLRVTGTEPALPAQLLPGDSLVVRLTFTPDRQGWIDDTLLLTATAPCEVALSVPVRYEGRGDLFPLTITAADAAGGIDDTVSIPILLSRDISGLGVTAFSGSLHYDGSMLYPTGVTGEGSASVGMQLSWTSNAAGEVVFHGNNGMLSGGSDTLLTLRFLVLIGYDSVSTLRPAACTFSHPAIDVTEYVTGLFTLEGYCLAGGSRLLSADSDTLGRISPHPLTERSQTHVHIAQSGAVHLGIYDLQGREVQVLRDGLLSAGDHVIMISADGLPAGSYLLVLRTAQGTQARRFTLMR, from the coding sequence TTGTTCGCGCAACAGCTCGGCCAGTGGGTTGAACAGCCGATTGCCGTGCCCGTGCGCGGTCTCATGGGGATATCCATGGCCGATACGGGGCGCGGGTATGCTGTTGGTGACGTCAACGTTCTTCTCGGTCAGACCGGCGTTCTCATCAAGCACACCGGAGATCCCACCTGGCATCCCGTCGCGGCGAGCGCGTTTTCTCCGGCACTGAATATCAGTCTCGCCTCCTGGGCGCAGGACGTGTATGCCATTCCCAACACGGGCGTCGCATTCATTTCCTGGCGTGACGATTACCGCAGCCTCGTGTACAAAACCAATGATGGCGGCCTCAGCTGGTTCAGCGTATCGCCGCTGAATCCCATCCTTTACGGCACGCGTTACACCGTGGTCTTCAAGGACATCCGGGAAGGAATGATTGTCGGGGAGGGACCGGGCCGTGTGCATCGCACGACGGACGGCGGGGTATCATGGACCAGCTTTACCGTGCCGGTGCGCCTCTCCCTGACCGACGTAGATTTTTCTGGAACGTTCTGGAATGTCTCCGGCGGGGAGAATTCCTACTTCCGCTACCTCCCATCCAACAACCGGTGGATCAATCTTTCCTTCCCCCGTGCGACCGAGTTTTACTCGACACACATGAAAACAAGCTTCGTCGACGATGACAACGCGTACGTCAACGGATACAATTCGGGGACCGGCAATCATGTCATGGTCACCGAGAATGGCGGTATCGACTGGATGCCGGTACCGGCGCAGCCGAATTTCCGCTCCACTCCGGAAGGACACAAGGGGATACATTTCTTCGATACGCTGAAAGGCTGGGTTGCAAGCGACTACGACGAGTTTGCGTATACCGAAAACGGGGGATACACCTGGGCCAAGTTTACTCCGCTCACCTTTGGCAACAAGGTCTACCGTCCGGTAAACAAGATGGTGTTTCTCAACGAAGCCGTTGGCTGGGCGGTTGGCGGTATTCAGCGTACGGACGGCTATCCCAGCGTTTCGGATGGCTACATTTACCGCTGGTACGGAACGCAGAAACCAGATATCTCAGGTACCGCGACCATTGCGAGTTTCGATACCCTGCGCTGCGCGGATTACAAAAACATCCAGGTACCGATCACCAATACCGGCACGGGAAATCTCACGATTCCTGCCGGAGGCGTGTCTTTCGCGGGCGCCGGTTTCATCGTGACCAATACCAGTTTCCCGTTTACTGTCGCACCGGGACAGACACGGTACATCACTGTGCGCTGGACTCCGGGCGCCGGGTATTTCGGGGAGATTCCGCCTGCGAGCAGAATGATCATCGAGAGCAACGATACAGATCATACGCCGTGGACCATCAGTTTGCGTGGTATGCGGCTGCTCTCCGAGCTGCAGCTCGTCAATGCGAAACTGTTGTTCCCTACATCCTGTCTCGGCGATTCGGCGGTCGCCGGACTCGCGGTCGTTGCGCATGGCAATCTCGCTCCGATGATCGTGAAGGTTGAAAATACCGGAAGAGGAGAAATCTTCCCGCTGTCGCATCTCGTCGGTGATACCGTAGCCACGATCGATACACTCTGGTTCGCACTCGGGGGTGCGCTTGACGGCGCCATGAGTGGAGATCTGAGCATCGTTGCAGGCGATACCAGCTGTCCCGCAACCCTGACGATTCCCTTTGAAGGCTTTATCGAAAGCAACACCCTCAAATTCACACCGGATCACGTTGACTTCAAGGAAGTCTGTGTCGGACAGGAGGCGACGGAGTATCTCGAGGTGAAGAATCTCGGTACGCAGGAGGGACGCATCGTCGCCGTACAGATGCTGGGTGGCGACGCCGGCTTCTTCATCGATGCCGACACATCGGAGTACATCGCGCCGGGTGCAAGTACGCGTCTGCCGGTACGATTCATTCCTCAGCAGGCCGACTCGACGGCCCTTGCCGCGGCGTTTCGCGTGTTGCTCGGTCCCTGCGCCGACACGGTGGATGTGTATTTCGAAGGACAGGGCGTGCTTCCGGAGTTCACTGTCCTTCCCGACTCCATGCTCGTCATTGGTCCCGTGCCGCTGAACATCGATGTCGACCGCATCGTTTCGGTGAGAAATTCGGGGATGAAACATATCGTCATCAGTGGCCTGGAACTGCGGCCGCCGGTACCCGGTTTGCAGATACTTTCTCCGACAGGATTTCCACTGCAGTTCAATACCGGCGATTCACTCGGCATCGCGCTGCGCTACCGCGCGCAGGTGCCTGACAGCATTCATACCGCGCTGCGTCTGACCTGGGCTGAACCCTGCCCTGACACCCTGGTGTATCCATTGCTGCTGATCAGCGACAGGCTGCCGTTTGCCGAGCATCCCGACACCCTGCGATTCTTCGACCAGATCTGCGAAGACGCAGTTCTTGACAGTTTCCTTCTGCGGAACGCAGGTCAGCAGCCTCTGCTTCTCAATCGCGGCGATATCATCGGACGCGATCCCTCGCATTTTCGTCTGCTTGCACCGCAGCTTCCACTCACGCTGCCGGCGGATTCCTCGGTATTTTTTGTGCTTTCCTACGATGCACCTGCGAATGTCGAGAGCCGCGCGGCACTGCAGCTGCAGCACAACGACTCCACGGTATTCGGGAAAAGTACCGTTCATCTTCTCGGGCGCAGGAATGTCCGTACACTGGAGGTCGAGGGTGATACGGTCAAACCGATGGCGCTCTGTGTCGGTGTGCCGGGGACGCGGCGTTTTGTATTCCGGAATCCTCACGATGCGCCACTCCACCTGACGGATATCACGCTGGGGAGTGGGGCGCCGTTTGTTTCGCTGAAACATGATGCCCTGCCGACCGACGTCCCGCCGGATGGAGGTTTCACGCTGACCGTAACCGGTGACTTCCCTATCGATACTGTCGTCACTGTTGTCGTGCGGGCACAGATGGAGCCCTGCAGCGTAGAATATCTTCTGCGTTTTGAAGCCGGCGTGTTTCATCCTGCCATGACCGTCCTCCCGGATCCACTCGATTTCGGTGTGCGGTCTCTTTCCGATACGGCACGTATTATGGCGCTGGTGCAGAACAGCGACAGTATCGATGTCGAGGTCGGCGAAATCTATCTGTCAGGCGTCTCGGGCGCACTGACACTTGATCCGCCACCCATGCTTCCGAAAGAACTTCTTCCCGACTCGCTGCTGCGCGTATCACTGAAGCTGCGTATGATGAAAGACACCGGGAGTTATGCCGGCAGTCTCTGCGTCGTGCTGTCGCACCCCTGTCTCGACACGCTCTGTTTCCCGCTGGGAATGATGATATCGGACGAGGGACTGCTGGCGGATGCCGACACCGCTTCTTTCATCTTTGCCTTCTGTGACACGCTGCAATGCGACAGTGTTACCGTCACCAATACGTTGACATCCGTACAGGTCGTCGAAGCGAGTGTAACGAACCCCGCGGTGTTCAGCGTCTCCCCGGATACCGCGGTGCAGATTGAGCCCGGTGCCTCCGCGATTTTCGTGGTCTGTGCCGTGGCGCCGACAGCCGGTGATGCGCGCGGAGAACTGCTGCTGCGCGGCAGCGAAGGGGCCCTGAGTGTTGTGCAGCTGTATGCGCAATACGAGAAGGACGGTCTGCAGCTGCCGGATACACTTGATGCGGGAAATGTGCCGTACTGTGAGACGGGCCGGGAGTTCGTCCTGCTTCTGCGCAATACTGCCCGGATTGACGAGGTGGTGCAGGATATGCAGGTAGCCGGCGGACCGTTTACAGTGCTTACGCAGCCACCGTATTATGTGCGCGGTGGAGGTGAAGTTGCGGTCCGCCTGCGCTTCGATCCTGTCTCCACGGGGTCCGCCAGCGCACAGCTGACGCTGACCAGCGTCATTGGCAACTGCACGCGCATCAGCACCGTGACGTTGATCGGACGCTATGGCGGCGCGTACATCGAGACAGTGCCTTCGACCCTGCTGTTTGCAAACGTCGTCGCCGGATCGAGTCAGACGCGGACGCTGGAGGTGCGGAACCGGGATATGCAGGGACTTCGTCTCGCGGAGATCATGGTGTCACCGAATCCGCCGTTCTCGGCATCTCTCTCGCTTCCCCTGGCGCTGGATACCGGGGCAGTACTCGATATCCCGGTGACCTTCCTGCCGGACAGTATCGGCAGCTTTTTTGCCTCCATCTGCCTGGTGTTCGATCAGCCCTGTGCCGATACCGTCTGCATTGATCTCGAAGGAGAGGGAATTGACGGTGATATTGTGTATTCCGTTCCGGAGCTTCGTTATGACACGCTGGCACAATGCGAGAGCCAACTGCTCACGGCGCTCCTGCGGAACACCGGCAGTGCAAATGTGGAACTGAAAAGCAGTGTGATCAACGGTCCTTCCGCAGCGGCGTACACTATTGAAAATCCCGTCGTGTCCGCGGAAACAATTGCAGCCGGTACGAACAGGGAATTCCGTGTTCGCTACGACGGCGCGGCAGCGACCGATGGTCCCGTGGCCGCCACGCTGTTTGTGAGCACCGATGCACCCAAGCAGCCGGTCGTAGAATTGCCTCTGCAGGGGTGGCGCGTGACACAGGTGACGCCGGCGGAGATCAGGGTGATTCTGGGCGATGTGCTTCTTGGGAGTCCGCGATCATTCACGGCTGACGGCCGCAACGATGGCAGTGCCGCACTGCGGTATACGGCGGTCCTTCCGGCTGAGTATGCACTCGACATTTCCGCGGCAACAGTGCTGTCGCCGGTCACAGGCTTCTCCCTGCCGTTCCAGTTCAATCCTTCGGCTGAAGGACCCTTTACCGACACCTTGCGCCTCGCACTGCAGCCATGTGAAGACAGTCTGCTCATCATCGTTTCAGGCGATGTCACGCGTCCCTTCGTGCAGACGGACGTGGATTATCTCCAGGTCCCTGTCTGCCAGTCGCGCGAAGCTGAGGCAGAACTGCACAACAACAGCGGCGAGGAAATGGAAGTGCTGGCGCTGGCGATTGAAGGCGCCTACGCCTCGCGGTATTCCTTCGTCAATGCACCGGCGACGCCCTTCCCGCTTGCATCTGCTGCCTCTCGACGTATTGCCATACGATTCACTCCCCGGCCTGGAGATGCGGGAGATCTGAGTGCAGAACTGCGCAGCGATGTGCGTATCGACGGCCAGGTACACAGTTTCCGATCCCTTCTGCGTGCGGAAGTGTTCGACGGGGGACTCGATTTCGCCAACCCGCTTCCTCTTGGCTCCGCTGCGATCGGTGAGGAGAGTGGGGAAGTCGGCATCACCGGGTACAACAACTCCGCTTTCCCGGTTTCCGTCGCGGCGCTGCAGCCGGTGGGACCCGGATTGCGCGTTACAGGGACAGAGCCGGCGTTGCCTGCACAGCTGCTCCCAGGCGACAGTCTGGTCGTTCGGCTGACATTTACACCAGATCGCCAGGGATGGATTGACGATACGCTGCTGCTGACGGCAACCGCACCCTGTGAAGTTGCATTGTCCGTACCCGTGCGCTATGAGGGACGCGGCGACCTCTTCCCGCTGACGATCACTGCCGCAGACGCCGCAGGCGGTATCGACGACACCGTGTCCATTCCGATTTTACTGTCACGCGACATATCCGGACTCGGCGTGACGGCGTTCTCCGGTTCGCTGCATTATGACGGAAGCATGCTGTATCCCACAGGTGTGACGGGCGAGGGCAGCGCCAGCGTGGGAATGCAGCTGAGCTGGACCAGCAACGCGGCAGGTGAGGTCGTGTTCCACGGAAACAATGGAATGCTCTCCGGGGGAAGCGATACCCTGCTGACGCTGCGTTTTCTTGTGCTCATCGGCTACGACAGCGTATCGACACTGCGTCCCGCAGCCTGTACCTTTTCCCATCCCGCGATCGACGTGACTGAATACGTTACGGGACTGTTCACGCTCGAGGGATACTGTCTCGCGGGTGGGTCGCGGCTGCTCAGCGCGGATTCTGACACGCTGGGCCGCATCAGTCCGCATCCTCTCACCGAACGCAGCCAGACCCACGTGCATATTGCGCAATCCGGCGCCGTACATCTCGGGATTTACGATCTGCAGGGCAGGGAGGTGCAGGTGCTGCGCGATGGATTGCTGTCGGCAGGGGATCATGTGATAATGATCAGTGCTGACGGACTTCCTGCAGGAAGCTACCTCCTCGTTCTTCGCACCGCGCAGGGTACCCAGGCAAGGCGATTCACGCTCATGCGGTGA
- a CDS encoding PrsW family intramembrane metalloprotease — protein sequence MLAIASLVFAIVPILLYLWSVWLMDRYDREPVGLLLINFAWGALGAVFFGIVFSVSLSLSLGTSSFHDAIFIAPIIEEITKGAFLLWTVRDRRFDNITDGVVYGMAIGLGFGMTENFMYFLGASTPEEWVFLVIVRTVYTAVMHAMSTGIFGAFMGMTKFGPSARRWPLRLLGLLLAIGMHFFWNFSVSINNPAAAGLGMVFIFLSLIVIIVVVQLALLAENRLIIRELSEEAEEGRIPATHLQYLPYSSKRKLLGWLSPAVDRKLYIQLSTRLAFRKFQSRECRDEDRDTYLEEVVQLRSQIEELLREELQSEVARLH from the coding sequence ATGCTGGCCATAGCCTCGCTTGTATTCGCCATTGTTCCCATCCTGCTGTACCTGTGGAGCGTATGGCTCATGGACCGCTACGACCGTGAGCCTGTCGGACTGCTGCTGATCAACTTCGCCTGGGGGGCGCTGGGTGCGGTCTTTTTCGGCATCGTTTTCAGCGTTTCACTTTCCCTCTCTCTCGGCACATCGTCGTTTCATGACGCCATATTCATCGCGCCCATCATTGAGGAAATCACCAAGGGTGCCTTCCTGCTGTGGACTGTGCGCGACAGGCGTTTCGACAACATTACCGACGGTGTTGTGTATGGCATGGCCATCGGACTCGGATTCGGTATGACAGAGAACTTCATGTACTTCCTCGGTGCGAGTACGCCGGAAGAATGGGTGTTCCTCGTTATCGTACGCACCGTGTACACCGCGGTCATGCACGCGATGTCTACCGGCATTTTCGGCGCCTTCATGGGCATGACGAAATTCGGTCCCTCCGCCCGGCGCTGGCCACTGCGGCTGCTGGGACTGCTGCTCGCCATCGGCATGCATTTCTTCTGGAATTTCTCGGTGAGCATCAACAATCCCGCTGCGGCCGGACTCGGCATGGTGTTCATCTTCCTCAGTCTGATTGTCATCATCGTCGTCGTGCAGCTGGCTCTCCTGGCGGAAAACCGGCTTATCATCCGGGAGCTTTCAGAGGAAGCCGAAGAAGGACGTATCCCCGCCACGCATCTGCAGTACCTGCCGTACAGCAGCAAACGCAAACTGCTCGGCTGGCTCTCGCCTGCAGTGGACCGGAAACTGTACATCCAGCTGTCGACGCGTCTCGCATTCCGGAAATTCCAGAGCAGGGAGTGCAGGGATGAAGACCGGGACACGTACCTCGAGGAGGTGGTGCAGCTGCGCAGCCAGATTGAGGAACTGCTGCGTGAGGAATTACAGTCGGAAGTCGCGCGTCTGCACTGA